The following are encoded together in the candidate division KSB1 bacterium genome:
- a CDS encoding Fic family protein yields the protein METALAQPEMTFVGEYLYPTLIEKAGALAYSHCRNHPFVDGNTRVAQAAMEIFLVLNGFEISATVDQRENFFSN from the coding sequence TTGGAAACTGCGCTTGCGCAGCCTGAAATGACCTTCGTAGGAGAATATTTATATCCGACGCTCATAGAAAAAGCAGGCGCTTTGGCATATTCCCACTGTAGGAATCATCCTTTTGTCGATGGCAACACCAGAGTTGCGCAAGCGGCAATGGAAATATTTCTGGTGTTAAATGGCTTCGAAATCAGCGCCACAGTTGATCAGCGAGAAAACTTTTTCTCGAATTAG